One bacterium BMS3Abin08 genomic window carries:
- the resA_5 gene encoding thiol-disulfide oxidoreductase ResA, which produces MKGLIKALFIVPVFILVVVFLAGIFGNKDEKRKKLPRPSIGDMARDFTYPDLQGRDVKLSDFYGKKVVLLNVWATWCTSCKKELPTVQRLYERFKGDDFEVLAVSIDALGKKAVEPFMKKLGLTFPALIDTSGSIQLLYGTTGVPESFIIDKKGRIAYVEIGAGDWTDPEKQALVKGLIDEPDLEVPK; this is translated from the coding sequence ATGAAAGGTCTAATCAAGGCGCTGTTTATCGTGCCTGTATTTATCCTGGTCGTGGTTTTTCTGGCAGGTATTTTTGGTAATAAGGATGAAAAACGCAAGAAACTGCCCAGACCGTCGATTGGAGATATGGCAAGGGATTTTACCTACCCCGATCTTCAGGGAAGGGATGTAAAACTCTCGGATTTCTACGGGAAAAAGGTGGTCCTGCTGAATGTATGGGCCACCTGGTGTACGTCCTGCAAAAAGGAACTGCCCACGGTTCAGAGGCTGTATGAACGATTCAAGGGGGATGACTTTGAAGTGCTTGCAGTCAGTATTGATGCCCTTGGCAAAAAGGCAGTCGAACCATTCATGAAAAAACTGGGCCTGACTTTCCCTGCACTCATTGATACTTCGGGCTCCATACAGCTTCTGTACGGAACTACCGGTGTGCCGGAATCCTTTATTATAGATAAAAAAGGAAGGATAGCCTATGTTGAGATAGGAGCGGGAGACTGGACCGACCCGGAAAAACAGGCTCTTGTCAAGGGACTCATTGATGAGCCGGACCTGGAGGTACCTAAATGA
- a CDS encoding cytochrome c-type biogenesis protein CcmE has product MKNKRVIILLLVMAAAFAYLVLIGMREGSMYYLEVPEFLKDMNRYETGKIRINGRVDLKSLKYDPKRVVLSFKLKDANGPGYIRVKYNGSPPDLIKKDGVTLVAEGSYDKAQGLFVARKLLIKCPSKYESRSDKP; this is encoded by the coding sequence ATGAAGAACAAAAGGGTGATTATACTTCTCCTGGTGATGGCAGCGGCCTTTGCCTACCTTGTTTTGATCGGCATGAGGGAGGGCAGTATGTACTATCTCGAGGTGCCGGAATTTCTGAAGGATATGAACAGGTATGAAACCGGGAAGATCAGGATAAACGGGAGGGTGGATTTAAAGAGTCTCAAGTATGACCCGAAAAGAGTAGTTCTCAGTTTTAAATTGAAGGATGCTAACGGCCCCGGCTATATCAGGGTGAAATACAACGGCTCACCGCCTGATCTTATCAAGAAGGACGGGGTTACCCTGGTAGCAGAGGGGTCTTACGATAAAGCTCAGGGCCTGTTTGTTGCCAGGAAACTGCTTATCAAGTGCCCCTCAAAATATGAAAGCAGGAGTGACAAGCCATGA